Proteins from a single region of Pseudopedobacter saltans DSM 12145:
- a CDS encoding metal-dependent transcriptional regulator: MTTSFTEENYLKTIYHLSKDMEIAVNTNAIADSLNTKAASVTDMLRKLAEKGLINYKKYQGVTLTENGKNNALNIIRKHRLWEVFLVEKLKFNWDEVHDVAEELEHIHSDLLINRLDEFLEFPKIDPHGDPIPDKNGKFHVPDLKPVCKLKIGECGIISGIRDHSSVFLKYLDEAKLTLGQKIEVLNIIEFDGSFVLNIQNQRQTISRDVAKNLLIAYE; this comes from the coding sequence ATGACTACCTCATTTACAGAAGAAAACTATTTAAAGACAATTTATCACCTGTCTAAAGACATGGAAATAGCGGTTAATACAAATGCTATTGCCGACTCTTTAAATACAAAAGCCGCTTCTGTAACAGATATGCTTAGGAAACTTGCGGAAAAAGGATTAATCAATTACAAGAAATATCAGGGTGTTACATTAACAGAAAACGGAAAAAACAATGCTTTAAATATTATAAGGAAACATCGCTTATGGGAAGTTTTCCTGGTGGAAAAGCTAAAGTTTAATTGGGATGAAGTTCATGACGTTGCAGAAGAACTGGAACACATACATTCAGACCTTTTAATAAACAGGCTGGATGAATTTTTGGAGTTCCCTAAAATTGATCCGCATGGCGATCCCATACCTGATAAAAACGGTAAATTCCATGTGCCTGATTTAAAACCTGTCTGCAAACTAAAAATTGGTGAATGTGGTATTATAAGTGGAATAAGAGATCATTCATCTGTTTTCTTAAAGTATCTGGACGAAGCCAAACTCACCCTCGGGCAAAAAATAGAGGTATTAAATATCATAGAGTTTGATGGTTCTTTTGTTCTGAATATCCAAAATCAAAGACAAACAATAAGTCGAGACGTTGCTAAAAATTTGCTGATAGCTTATGAGTAA
- a CDS encoding Lrp/AsnC family transcriptional regulator, translating into MELDKIDLNILKIMQENGRITNLQLSQMIGLSPAPTLERVRKLENSGYIKSYHALVDEEKLGLGIKTFIQVSLDFHQNDTIDTFQKEIQQIKEVTECHHVTGQYDFILKVYVKDIKAYEQLIMNKISKISVVKTFQTLMILSTSKKEPIIPIEY; encoded by the coding sequence ATGGAACTGGATAAAATAGATCTGAATATTCTTAAAATCATGCAGGAAAACGGTCGCATTACCAATTTGCAATTATCGCAAATGATTGGTCTGTCGCCGGCCCCGACTTTAGAGCGTGTGAGAAAGCTAGAAAATTCAGGTTATATTAAAAGTTACCATGCCCTGGTAGACGAAGAAAAATTGGGACTGGGGATAAAAACTTTTATTCAGGTTTCTTTAGATTTTCATCAGAACGACACAATTGATACTTTTCAAAAGGAAATCCAACAAATTAAGGAAGTTACCGAATGTCATCACGTGACTGGCCAGTACGATTTTATTTTGAAGGTATATGTCAAGGATATTAAAGCTTATGAGCAGCTGATTATGAATAAAATAAGCAAGATATCGGTGGTGAAAACATTTCAAACACTAATGATACTTTCTACAAGCAAAAAAGAACCAATAATTCCCATAGAATATTAA